From a single Miscanthus floridulus cultivar M001 chromosome 8, ASM1932011v1, whole genome shotgun sequence genomic region:
- the LOC136472553 gene encoding F-box/kelch-repeat protein At1g22040-like, whose translation MGAFLSSAASKDQQWEHDEAPRPDSSKKMRISTPLCSHGHPRLIPGLPDEISLQILARMPRMGYLKAKMVSQSWKAAVTGAELYRLRKELGVAEEWLYILMKMADDQKLVWHAFDPVSNQWQRLPLMPGISHSRVYGLGLGDLVSAGIRIFDIIRGWLGQKELLGSIPFCGCAVGAADGCLYVLGGFSRASTMKCVWRYDPSVNSWQEVSPMSTGRAFCKTSLLNSKLYVVGGVSKGKNGLAPLKSAEVFDPATGVWAEVPDMLFSKSQALPMALADLLKPIATGVTSYRGKLYVPQSLYSWPFAVDVGGEIFDPETNSWEQMPMGMGEGWPARQAGMKLSAVVDGNLYALEPATSSGSAKIKMYDAQEDTWKVAVSQVPVGAFAESDSPYLLVGFLGKLHLIIKDAGSRIDVMQTDSLKPMDSPALLTGITCQVPDVSLEQADVWKAIASKSITTAELVSCQVLSI comes from the coding sequence atgGGGGCTTTCTTGAGCTCCGCCGCCAGCAAGGACCAGCAGTGGGAGCACGACGAAGCTCCACGACCAGATTCCTCCAAGAAGATGCGGATTTCGACCCCTCTCTGCAGCCACGGCCACCCGAGGCTGATCCCGGGGCTCCCGGATGAGATCTCTCTGCAAATCCTCGCGAGGATGCCGCGGATGGGGTACCTGAAGGCCAAGATGGTCTCCCAGAGCTGGAAGGCGGCGGTAACCGGCGCAGAGCTGTACCGGCTGAGGAAGGAGCTTGGCGTGGCCGAAGAGTGGCTGTACATACTGATGAAGATGGCAGATGATCAGAAGCTGGTTTGGCACGCTTTCGATCCTGTTAGCAACCAATGGCAGAGGCTGCCACTCATGCCTGGGATCAGTCATAGCAGAGTCTATGGGTTGGGCTTGGGGGATCTGGTGAGCGCTGGCATAAGGATCTTTGACATTATCAGAGGCTGGCTTGGTCAGAAGGAATTGTTAGGCAGTATACCATTCTGTGGCTGTGCCGTCGGCGCTGCTGATGGCTGCCTCTATGTTTTGGGTGGGTTCTCTAGAGCTTCCACAATGAAATGCGTGTGGAGGTATGATCCCTCTGTCAATTCATGGCAGGAGGTGAGCCCGATGAGCACCGGGCGTGCCTTTTGCAAGACTAGCCTGTTGAACAGCAAGCTGTATGTTGTTGGTGGTGTGAGCAAAGGCAAGAATGGGTTAGCTCCGCTGAAATCCGCTGAAGTGTTTGACCCGGCAACTGGGGTTTGGGCTGAGGTGCCAGATATGTTATTCTCCAAATCGCAAGCTCTACCGATGGCCTTAGCTGATCTACTTAAGCCTATTGCTACCGGAGTGACCTCATACAGAGGGAAGCTGTATGTTCCTCAGAGCCTTTATTCCTGGCCCTTCGCTGTTGATGTTGGTGGAGAGATCTTTGATCCTGAGACAAATTCATGGGAACAAATGCCTATGGGCATGGGTGAAGGTTGGCCTGCAAGGCAGGCTGGAATGAAATTGAGTGCTGTTGTAGATGGCAATCTGTATGCCTTGGAGCCAGCAACTTCTTCTGGCAGTGCCAAGATAAAGATGTACGATGCTCAAGAGGATACTTGGAAGGTTGCTGTAAGCCAGGTACCTGTTGGGGCCTTTGCCGAGTCAGACAGTCCTTACTTGCTTGTTGGATTTCTTGGAAAGCTCCATTTGATCATCAAGGATGCGGGTAGCAGAATTGATGTCATGCAAACGGACTCTCTGAAACCAATGGATTCACCAGCCCTTTTGACTGGCATAACATGCCAAGTCCCAGATGTCTCCTTGGAACAAGCAGATGTTTGGAAAGCCATTGCGTCGAAAAGTATCACAACTGCTGAACTTGTCAGCTGTCAGGTTCTTAGCATTTGA